Proteins encoded by one window of Streptomyces sp. NBC_01571:
- a CDS encoding TIGR00730 family Rossman fold protein, whose product MATGNPEGKKRPPEEQRLGPVLRRRGQVQSSTTDQRLLDAGGPSDWVHTDPWRVLRIQSEFIEGFGTLAELPAAISVFGSARTAVDSPEYEAGVALGRGLVEAGFAVITGGGPGAMEAANKGACEAKGISVGLGIELPFEQGLNQYVDIGLNFRYFFVRKMMFVKYAQGFVVLPGGLGTLDELFEALTLVQTQKVTRFPIVLFGTAYWGGLVDWLKNTLIAQGKASEKDLLLFHLTDEVEEAVALVSKEAGR is encoded by the coding sequence ATGGCTACTGGCAACCCCGAGGGCAAGAAGCGGCCACCGGAGGAGCAGCGGCTGGGTCCGGTGCTGCGCAGGCGGGGCCAGGTCCAGTCGAGCACCACGGACCAGCGACTGCTGGACGCCGGCGGGCCCTCGGACTGGGTGCACACCGACCCCTGGCGGGTCCTGCGCATCCAGTCGGAATTCATCGAAGGCTTCGGCACGCTCGCCGAACTCCCCGCCGCGATCAGTGTGTTCGGCTCCGCCCGGACGGCGGTGGACTCTCCCGAGTACGAGGCGGGCGTCGCGCTCGGGCGGGGGCTGGTCGAAGCCGGGTTCGCCGTCATCACGGGGGGCGGGCCCGGGGCGATGGAGGCCGCCAACAAGGGCGCGTGCGAGGCCAAGGGCATCTCCGTCGGCCTCGGCATCGAACTTCCCTTCGAGCAGGGATTGAACCAGTATGTCGATATCGGGCTGAACTTCCGATATTTCTTCGTCCGAAAAATGATGTTTGTTAAATATGCCCAGGGGTTCGTGGTGCTGCCCGGCGGGCTCGGCACCCTCGACGAACTCTTCGAGGCGCTCACCCTCGTCCAGACCCAGAAAGTGACCCGCTTCCCGATCGTCCTCTTCGGGACGGCGTACTGGGGCGGTCTCGTCGACTGGCTGAAGAACACCCTCATCGCGCAGGGCAAGGCCTCCGAGAAGGATCTCCTGCTGTTCCACCTCACGGACGAGGTGGAGGAGGCGGTGGCCCTGGTGTCGAAGGAGGCGGGCCGCTGA
- the folP gene encoding dihydropteroate synthase, giving the protein MLRLGKHEFDPHEPVIMAIVNRTPDSFYDQGATFRDQPALARVEQAIAEGAAIIDIGGVKAGPGEEVSAEEEARRTVGFVAEVRRRFPDVIISVDTWRHEVGEAVCEAGADLLNDAWGGVDPRLAEVAARYGVGLVCTHAGGAEPRTRPHRIAYDDVMADILAVTVGLAERAVSLGVARESVLIDPGHDFGKNTRHSLEATRRLGEMVGTGWPVLVSLSNKDFVGETLDRPVKERVVGTLATTAVSAWLGAQVYRVHEVAETRQVLDMVASIAGHRPPAVARRGLA; this is encoded by the coding sequence ATGCTCAGGCTGGGGAAGCACGAATTCGACCCGCACGAGCCGGTGATCATGGCCATCGTGAACCGGACCCCGGACTCCTTCTACGACCAGGGAGCCACCTTCCGCGACCAGCCGGCGCTCGCCCGGGTGGAACAGGCGATCGCCGAGGGGGCCGCGATCATCGACATCGGCGGGGTCAAGGCCGGTCCCGGCGAGGAGGTCAGCGCCGAGGAGGAGGCCCGTCGTACGGTCGGCTTCGTCGCCGAGGTCCGACGCCGCTTCCCCGACGTGATCATCAGCGTCGACACCTGGCGGCACGAGGTCGGGGAGGCGGTCTGCGAGGCGGGGGCGGATCTGCTCAACGACGCGTGGGGCGGGGTGGATCCGCGGCTCGCGGAGGTCGCGGCGCGGTACGGGGTGGGGCTGGTGTGCACGCACGCCGGGGGTGCGGAGCCGCGGACGCGTCCGCATCGGATCGCGTACGACGACGTCATGGCCGACATTCTGGCGGTGACCGTCGGGCTGGCCGAGCGGGCCGTGTCGCTGGGGGTCGCGCGGGAGTCCGTGCTGATCGATCCGGGGCACGACTTCGGGAAGAACACGCGGCACAGTCTGGAGGCGACGCGGAGGCTGGGCGAGATGGTCGGGACGGGCTGGCCGGTGCTCGTCTCGCTCTCCAACAAGGACTTCGTCGGCGAGACGCTCGACAGGCCGGTCAAGGAGCGGGTGGTGGGGACGCTGGCGACGACCGCCGTCTCGGCGTGGCTGGGGGCGCAGGTGTATCGCGTGCACGAGGTCGCGGAGACACGGCAGGTGCTCGACATGGTGGCGTCGATCGCGGGCCACCGGCCGCCGGCGGTCGCCCGCCGCGGCCTGGCCTAG
- a CDS encoding DivIVA domain-containing protein, protein MFMFLFLVVALAVVVAAVTLAVVGGGESAPLPEAVPDRLDDPLPSARPVNRADVESLRFPLAARGYRMADVDDALGRLGAELAERDARIADLESALAGARADTARPTSLHKHVEGEER, encoded by the coding sequence ATGTTCATGTTCTTGTTCCTGGTCGTCGCGCTCGCCGTCGTGGTCGCCGCGGTGACACTGGCCGTGGTGGGCGGCGGCGAGAGCGCGCCCCTGCCCGAGGCGGTGCCCGACCGGCTGGACGACCCGCTGCCGTCCGCCCGGCCGGTGAACCGCGCGGACGTGGAGTCCCTGCGGTTCCCGCTCGCCGCCCGCGGCTACCGCATGGCGGACGTGGACGACGCCCTCGGCCGCCTCGGCGCCGAGCTCGCGGAGCGCGACGCCCGGATCGCCGACCTCGAGTCCGCGCTCGCCGGAGCCCGCGCGGACACCGCCCGGCCCACCTCCCTGCACAAGCACGTCGAGGGCGAGGAGCGTTGA
- a CDS encoding DNA-3-methyladenine glycosylase I, whose translation MSDAVAGPDGALRCPWALSTEDYVWYHDEEWGRPVHGDDALYERLCLEAFQSGLSWITILRRRPGFRAAFAGFEIASVAAFTEADKERLLGDTGIIRNRAKIEATVANARVLSDWAPGELDELIWSFAPDPDTRPAPEKLSDVQAVTAESTALSKTLKKRGIRFVGPTTAHALMQACGLVNDHLVDCVARKDTH comes from the coding sequence TTGAGCGACGCCGTCGCCGGTCCCGACGGCGCCCTGCGCTGCCCCTGGGCGCTGTCCACCGAGGACTACGTGTGGTACCACGACGAGGAGTGGGGCCGCCCGGTCCACGGCGACGACGCGCTGTACGAGCGGCTCTGCCTGGAGGCCTTCCAGTCGGGCCTGTCCTGGATCACCATCCTGCGCCGCAGGCCGGGCTTCCGGGCCGCCTTCGCGGGCTTCGAGATCGCCTCGGTGGCCGCCTTCACGGAGGCCGACAAGGAGCGTCTCCTCGGCGACACCGGGATCATCCGCAACCGCGCGAAGATCGAGGCGACCGTCGCCAACGCGCGCGTGCTGAGCGACTGGGCGCCCGGCGAGCTCGACGAGCTGATCTGGTCCTTCGCGCCCGACCCGGACACCCGCCCGGCCCCGGAGAAGCTGTCCGACGTCCAGGCCGTCACCGCCGAGTCGACCGCCCTCTCCAAGACCCTCAAGAAGCGCGGCATCCGTTTCGTGGGCCCGACGACGGCGCACGCCCTGATGCAGGCGTGCGGCCTGGTCAACGACCACCTGGTGGACTGCGTCGCACGCAAGGACACCCACTGA
- a CDS encoding enoyl-CoA hydratase/isomerase family protein, protein MADTVLYEVSDGLATITLNRPGAMNAMDTGTKVALRDAAQRAAADPEVRAILLTAAGDRAFCVGQDLKEHIGLLAADKESGSRHTMSTVREHYNPIVRALTGAAKPVVAAVNGVAAGAGLGFALAADYRIVADTAAFNTSFAGVALTADSGISWTLPRVVGSGRAADLLLFPRSITAQEAYELGIANRLVPAAELRAEAEKVARALAAGPTVAYAALKEAVAYGLTHSLDETLEKEDELQARAGSSEDHLIAVQAFVNKEKAKYLGR, encoded by the coding sequence ATGGCCGACACCGTGCTCTACGAGGTGAGCGACGGACTCGCGACGATCACGCTGAACCGCCCCGGGGCGATGAACGCGATGGACACCGGTACGAAGGTCGCCCTGCGGGACGCGGCGCAGCGGGCCGCGGCGGACCCGGAGGTGCGGGCGATCCTGCTCACCGCGGCCGGCGACCGGGCGTTCTGTGTCGGGCAGGACCTCAAGGAGCACATCGGGCTGCTGGCCGCCGACAAGGAGTCGGGGTCCAGGCACACGATGAGCACCGTGCGCGAGCACTACAACCCGATCGTGCGCGCCCTGACCGGCGCCGCGAAACCCGTGGTGGCCGCGGTCAACGGTGTCGCGGCCGGGGCGGGTCTCGGTTTCGCGCTCGCCGCGGACTACCGGATCGTCGCCGACACGGCCGCCTTCAACACGTCGTTCGCCGGGGTCGCGCTGACCGCCGACTCCGGGATCTCCTGGACGCTGCCGCGGGTCGTGGGCTCGGGCCGCGCCGCCGACCTGCTGCTCTTCCCGCGCAGCATCACCGCGCAGGAGGCGTACGAGCTGGGTATCGCGAACCGGCTGGTGCCCGCCGCCGAACTGCGCGCGGAGGCGGAGAAGGTGGCGCGGGCGCTGGCCGCGGGGCCGACGGTCGCGTACGCCGCGCTGAAGGAGGCCGTGGCGTACGGCCTGACCCACTCTCTGGACGAGACGCTGGAGAAGGAGGACGAGCTGCAGGCGCGAGCGGGGTCGTCCGAGGACCATCTGATCGCGGTGCAGGCGTTCGTCAACAAGGAGAAGGCCAAGTACTTGGGGCGGTGA
- a CDS encoding DUF3117 domain-containing protein: protein MAAMKPRTGDGPLEVTKEGRGIVMRVPLEGGGRLVVELTPDEADALGDALKKVVG from the coding sequence ATGGCGGCCATGAAGCCGCGGACGGGCGATGGCCCGCTCGAGGTGACAAAGGAGGGGCGGGGCATCGTCATGCGCGTTCCGCTCGAAGGCGGCGGTCGGCTCGTCGTCGAGCTGACCCCTGACGAGGCCGACGCGCTCGGCGACGCCCTCAAGAAGGTCGTCGGCTGA
- a CDS encoding O-methyltransferase — protein MSRFPAPTDTVTPRQPRGQERVITGNRQTSWAFADAFVAEDEALRWARDRAREAGLRSVSPGTGAALRLLAATVDAKAVAEIGTGTGVSGIHLLHGMRPDGVLTTVDPEPDRQQFARQAFRAAGFASNRARFIPGRALDVLPRLADAGYDLVFCDGDRLECLDYLAESLRLLRPGGLVAFEGVFADGRTMDSGPQPAEVGRLRELLRAVRESQDLVPSLLPVGDGLLCAVKR, from the coding sequence ATCAGCAGGTTCCCGGCACCAACGGATACAGTCACGCCCAGGCAACCACGGGGACAGGAGAGGGTCATTACCGGCAACCGGCAGACGAGCTGGGCGTTCGCCGACGCCTTTGTCGCCGAGGACGAGGCGCTGCGCTGGGCCCGCGACCGGGCCCGCGAGGCAGGCCTGCGCTCGGTGTCGCCCGGCACGGGCGCCGCGCTGCGCCTGCTCGCCGCCACGGTGGACGCGAAAGCGGTGGCGGAGATCGGGACCGGGACCGGCGTCTCCGGAATTCATCTGCTGCACGGCATGCGGCCGGACGGGGTACTGACCACGGTGGACCCGGAGCCGGACCGCCAGCAGTTCGCCCGCCAGGCCTTCCGTGCGGCGGGCTTCGCGAGCAACCGCGCGCGCTTCATCCCCGGCCGCGCGCTGGACGTGCTCCCCCGGCTCGCGGACGCCGGCTACGACCTCGTCTTCTGCGACGGCGACCGCCTGGAGTGCCTGGACTACCTCGCTGAATCGTTGCGCCTGTTGCGGCCGGGCGGGCTCGTCGCCTTCGAGGGCGTGTTCGCGGACGGCCGCACCATGGACTCGGGCCCGCAGCCGGCGGAGGTCGGCCGGCTGCGCGAACTGCTGCGCGCGGTGCGCGAGAGCCAGGACCTGGTGCCCTCACTGCTCCCGGTGGGCGACGGCCTGCTGTGCGCCGTCAAGCGCTGA
- the sigE gene encoding RNA polymerase sigma factor SigE, with translation MLRRLLRSAGEPKSVTDIADTFHPAAPAQTATFTTDAESQAWTPPTWEEIVSTHSGRVYRLAYRLTGNQHDAEDLTQEVFVRVFRSLSTYTPGTFEGWLHRITTNLFLDMVRRKQRIRFDALGDDAAERLPSREPSPQQVFNDAHFDADVQQALDTLAPEFRAAVVLCDIEGLSYEEIAATLGVKLGTVRSRIHRGRSQLRKALSHRSPEARAERRGFAITGVPALGGGGATA, from the coding sequence GTGCTGCGGCGCCTGCTGCGATCAGCGGGTGAGCCGAAATCCGTGACCGACATCGCTGACACGTTCCATCCTGCTGCCCCCGCGCAGACCGCGACGTTCACCACCGACGCGGAGTCGCAGGCGTGGACTCCGCCCACCTGGGAGGAGATCGTCAGCACGCACAGCGGCCGGGTCTACCGGCTCGCCTACCGCCTGACGGGAAACCAGCACGACGCCGAGGACCTCACCCAGGAGGTCTTCGTCCGTGTCTTCCGCTCGCTGTCGACCTATACGCCCGGCACCTTCGAGGGCTGGCTGCACCGCATCACCACCAATCTCTTCCTGGACATGGTCCGGCGCAAGCAGCGCATCCGCTTCGACGCCCTCGGCGACGACGCGGCCGAGCGTCTGCCCAGCCGTGAGCCCTCCCCGCAGCAGGTCTTCAACGACGCGCACTTCGACGCGGACGTCCAGCAGGCGCTGGACACCCTCGCGCCCGAGTTCCGCGCCGCCGTCGTCCTCTGCGACATCGAGGGACTGTCGTACGAGGAGATCGCCGCGACCCTGGGCGTCAAGCTCGGTACGGTCCGCAGCCGGATCCACCGTGGCCGCTCGCAGCTGCGCAAGGCCCTCTCGCACCGGTCTCCCGAGGCCCGTGCCGAGCGCCGCGGCTTCGCGATCACGGGAGTTCCCGCGCTGGGAGGAGGGGGCGCGACCGCGTGA